The following coding sequences lie in one Heyndrickxia oleronia genomic window:
- a CDS encoding DUF871 domain-containing protein, producing the protein MRQLGISIYPQYGTEKEQFDYLERASSHGFSRLFTCLMSVSEEKDVKQMKNLLSRAQKLGYEVIADVSPSVFQDLQLSYKDLGYFKELGLSGLRLDLGFSGLEESIMSMNEYGLKIELNVSQGTKYLEQILSYSPNKHALIGCHNFYPRKYTGLSREHFLKCSKQYKEHGIRTAAMISSSHANYGPWPVQEGLPTLEEHRYLPIIVQAKDLFNTGVIDDLIIGNAFASEEELSQLGRLNRYLLELSIQFQSGISQVERKIALERTHINRGDVSAYVIRSTESRIEFKKEAFPAHHTELIKRGHVTIDNDLYERYKGELHIALKEMENEGKSNIIGNIAEEELFLLNKIEPWQKFKLVEKKS; encoded by the coding sequence ATGAGACAATTAGGAATATCCATTTACCCACAATATGGAACGGAAAAGGAACAATTTGATTATTTAGAACGAGCTAGTTCCCATGGTTTTTCAAGACTCTTTACCTGTTTAATGTCAGTTAGCGAAGAAAAAGATGTTAAACAAATGAAAAACTTATTAAGTAGGGCACAAAAACTTGGTTATGAAGTGATTGCTGATGTTAGTCCAAGTGTTTTTCAAGATTTGCAGCTTTCTTATAAGGATTTAGGATACTTTAAGGAACTTGGTCTTTCAGGTTTACGTCTTGATTTAGGTTTTTCTGGTTTAGAGGAAAGCATCATGTCGATGAACGAGTATGGTTTAAAGATTGAATTGAATGTGAGTCAAGGAACAAAATACTTAGAGCAAATCCTTTCGTACTCACCGAATAAGCATGCATTGATTGGTTGTCATAATTTTTATCCTAGAAAATACACGGGCTTATCACGCGAGCATTTTCTAAAATGCTCAAAGCAATATAAAGAGCATGGAATTCGAACAGCAGCTATGATATCCTCTTCACATGCAAATTATGGGCCATGGCCAGTCCAAGAAGGACTCCCAACATTAGAGGAACATCGTTATTTGCCGATTATCGTACAAGCGAAGGATTTGTTTAATACTGGTGTCATTGATGATTTAATTATTGGGAATGCTTTTGCATCGGAGGAAGAATTAAGTCAGCTCGGTCGTTTAAATCGTTATCTCCTAGAGCTGAGCATACAATTTCAATCAGGCATATCACAGGTAGAAAGAAAAATAGCACTGGAACGAACACATATTAATCGTGGAGATGTTTCTGCCTATGTGATTCGCTCAACAGAGAGTAGAATAGAGTTTAAAAAGGAAGCATTTCCTGCACATCATACAGAATTAATTAAACGTGGTCATGTAACAATTGATAATGACCTATACGAAAGATATAAAGGGGAATTACATATTGCTTTAAAAGAAATGGAGAATGAAGGGAAGTCAAATATTATAGGAAATATTGCTGAAGAAGAGTTGTTTCTTTTGAATAAAATCGAACCTTGGCAAAAGTTTAAGTTAGTTGAAAAAAAATCATAA
- a CDS encoding biotin transporter BioY has translation MKFRAIDICYIGLFTAFMMIGANITSIIPFMVIGGVPITLQTFFAILAGAILGSRLGAISMIVYTIVGLAGAPVFARFSGGIGDIVSPTFGFIVSFIFTSYIVGKIIEKKPTFLMFITASLIGLVVNYIIGTNWMYFAYQLWAAAPDGFTYKIAWLWMAAPLPKDIILSICAGLFAMRLHRTIKIRQFSVPAK, from the coding sequence ATGAAATTTCGTGCCATTGATATTTGTTATATTGGTTTATTTACAGCATTTATGATGATTGGAGCGAATATCACTTCTATTATTCCATTTATGGTAATAGGCGGGGTTCCTATTACATTACAAACCTTTTTCGCCATTCTCGCAGGAGCAATCCTTGGAAGCAGATTAGGAGCAATATCAATGATTGTCTATACTATTGTAGGGCTTGCTGGTGCACCTGTTTTTGCAAGATTCAGTGGTGGAATAGGAGATATAGTCAGTCCAACTTTCGGATTTATTGTTTCATTTATTTTTACAAGTTACATAGTTGGCAAGATTATTGAGAAGAAACCAACATTTCTTATGTTCATAACAGCATCACTTATTGGATTAGTCGTCAACTATATTATTGGTACAAATTGGATGTACTTTGCTTATCAATTATGGGCAGCAGCTCCAGACGGCTTTACTTACAAAATTGCATGGTTATGGATGGCTGCACCACTTCCAAAAGATATTATCCTTTCTATCTGTGCAGGTTTATTTGCAATGCGCCTACATCGAACAATAAAAATCCGACAATTTTCTGTACCAGCAAAATAA
- a CDS encoding sigma 54-interacting transcriptional regulator — protein sequence MSRKDEILAFLKNSNESFSAQQIADELNLDRANVSRYLNELYKEKSIEKQSGKPILYRVVNKGKRQNYPFRQLIGANGSLKIAVQQAQAAILYPPRGLHTLILGKTGTGKSLFAECMYEYAVESNILENHAPFITFNCADYSQNPQLLYGHIFGVKKGAYTGADSDRPGLLEKCDGGILFLDEIHRLPHEGQEMLFTFIDKGEFRRLGESDHLRKASVQIIGATTENPESFLLETFTRRIPMSITLPSLDDRNLEERFQLIEHFLILESKRLNETIYVDRRALSALLIYHASANIGQLQRDLKLSCAKAFLNYKSNQIQYLNITQMDLPIHVQKGLLDTKDFREKMDRLIGSDQEIFKFHDQESDSEMRDEDDNFYDVIESKLHQLHQDGRSDADIKKELLVDIDQYFNRYLDKLPEVGVNEVVDEQIWGITEKIYSFAEGELVRSFSNKMKFAFALHLQGSIERIKQFQTVFHPNLNEIRKKYSKEFKVSIEIAQMIENELNVEIPLDEIGFITMFLAADIEENMHQQGQNVGIIVMMHGKSTASSMLQTVQDLLGVQQGKALDMPLSMEVREMYERVKNTVIELNPTKGVLFLVDMGSLSSFGNMIFEETGVKTKTISMTSTPIVMEAVRKASLGRSLEDIYQSCQQLFDYKFSTSKSREKPLKKAIITACFTGEGVALKLKTRLVDLVKGKNIEILSIQFLNRHAFTEKVGQISEQYDILAIVGTVHFQYDDIPFFSAIDVFHKNKFKEIEKLIEDEEPYQKMAQSLEGHISTIPHVQQLIQRLRKLVNEIERKLMITLEDGVDKGIIIHLIFLIENMKLKQVVRQFDDFSGFRKKYAREMSVVKETLRDLEKEFDFILSESETAYLCQMFIENRKS from the coding sequence TTGAGCAGAAAAGATGAAATTTTAGCCTTTCTTAAAAATTCTAATGAGAGCTTCTCAGCTCAACAAATTGCCGATGAACTCAATCTCGATCGGGCCAATGTTAGTAGGTATTTAAATGAACTTTATAAGGAAAAAAGTATAGAAAAGCAAAGTGGAAAACCTATTCTTTATCGTGTTGTTAACAAAGGAAAGCGACAAAACTATCCTTTTCGACAATTAATTGGTGCAAATGGAAGTTTAAAAATAGCTGTTCAGCAAGCTCAAGCGGCTATATTATATCCACCAAGAGGATTACACACTTTAATTCTTGGAAAAACAGGAACGGGTAAATCATTATTTGCCGAATGCATGTATGAGTATGCAGTTGAGTCAAATATTTTAGAGAATCATGCGCCTTTTATTACGTTTAATTGTGCAGATTATTCACAGAATCCTCAGCTTTTATATGGACATATTTTTGGAGTGAAAAAAGGTGCATATACTGGAGCTGATTCAGACCGACCCGGGTTACTTGAAAAATGTGATGGTGGTATATTGTTTCTCGATGAGATACACCGACTGCCACATGAAGGACAAGAAATGTTATTTACCTTTATCGATAAAGGGGAGTTTAGAAGATTAGGAGAAAGTGATCATTTACGTAAAGCTTCGGTACAAATTATTGGAGCCACAACCGAGAATCCTGAATCTTTTTTACTGGAGACTTTTACTAGAAGAATTCCTATGTCCATTACGTTGCCATCTTTAGATGATCGAAATTTAGAGGAAAGGTTTCAATTGATTGAACATTTTCTAATCCTTGAGTCCAAAAGATTAAATGAAACCATTTATGTGGATCGAAGAGCTTTGAGTGCCTTATTAATTTACCATGCATCTGCGAATATCGGTCAGCTGCAGCGTGATTTGAAATTATCCTGTGCAAAAGCATTTCTCAATTATAAGTCCAATCAAATTCAATATTTAAATATTACACAGATGGACTTACCTATCCATGTTCAAAAAGGCTTGCTTGATACTAAGGATTTCCGTGAAAAAATGGATCGATTAATCGGAAGTGATCAGGAAATATTTAAATTTCATGATCAAGAGTCAGATAGTGAAATGAGAGATGAGGATGACAATTTTTATGATGTAATTGAGAGTAAATTGCATCAATTACATCAAGATGGACGAAGCGATGCGGATATTAAAAAGGAGTTACTTGTCGATATTGACCAATACTTCAATCGTTATTTAGATAAGCTTCCTGAGGTTGGAGTTAATGAAGTCGTTGATGAACAAATTTGGGGGATAACTGAAAAAATCTACAGCTTTGCCGAGGGTGAATTAGTTAGGAGTTTCAGCAATAAAATGAAGTTTGCTTTTGCTTTACATTTACAGGGGTCAATTGAACGGATTAAACAATTCCAGACTGTATTTCATCCTAATTTAAATGAAATAAGAAAGAAATACTCGAAGGAATTTAAAGTTTCTATTGAGATTGCTCAAATGATTGAAAATGAATTAAATGTTGAAATTCCACTAGATGAAATTGGCTTTATTACAATGTTCCTTGCTGCCGATATTGAGGAAAATATGCATCAACAAGGGCAGAATGTAGGAATTATTGTGATGATGCATGGGAAATCTACTGCCTCAAGTATGTTACAAACTGTACAGGATTTATTAGGTGTTCAGCAAGGGAAAGCCTTAGATATGCCGCTATCAATGGAAGTTCGGGAAATGTATGAACGAGTAAAAAATACTGTCATCGAGTTGAATCCAACAAAGGGAGTATTATTTCTAGTTGATATGGGATCATTATCTTCTTTTGGAAACATGATTTTTGAAGAAACAGGTGTGAAAACAAAAACAATATCAATGACAAGTACACCAATTGTGATGGAGGCTGTGCGTAAAGCTTCGTTGGGAAGAAGCCTGGAGGATATTTACCAAAGCTGTCAGCAATTATTCGATTATAAATTTAGTACATCTAAATCCCGAGAAAAACCTTTAAAAAAGGCGATTATTACTGCTTGTTTTACGGGCGAAGGTGTTGCATTGAAATTGAAAACTAGATTAGTTGATCTAGTAAAAGGAAAAAACATCGAAATTCTATCTATTCAGTTTCTCAATCGCCATGCATTCACGGAAAAAGTCGGACAGATCTCCGAACAATATGATATTTTAGCAATCGTAGGTACTGTCCATTTTCAGTATGATGATATTCCCTTTTTTTCTGCCATCGATGTGTTTCATAAAAATAAATTTAAAGAAATAGAAAAATTAATTGAGGATGAAGAACCATACCAGAAAATGGCCCAGTCTCTCGAAGGGCATATTTCCACTATCCCACATGTTCAGCAGTTAATTCAGCGACTTAGGAAATTAGTAAACGAAATAGAACGTAAATTAATGATAACCCTTGAAGATGGGGTAGATAAAGGAATCATTATCCATCTTATTTTTTTAATTGAAAACATGAAATTAAAGCAAGTTGTTCGTCAATTTGATGATTTTTCTGGTTTTAGAAAAAAATATGCTAGAGAAATGAGCGTTGTAAAAGAAACGTTAAGGGATCTTGAAAAAGAGTTTGATTTTATATTATCGGAATCAGAAACAGCTTATTTATGTCAGATGTTTATTGAAAATAGGAAATCATAA
- the map gene encoding type I methionyl aminopeptidase, which yields MIVKNEKDLEALKKIGKIVAEIRDELKSLTKPGVTTKELDERAGQLFESHGAISGPKGEYDFPGYTCISVNDEVAHGIPSDRMIMDGDLVNIDVSGSWNGYYADTGISFVVGESSPELEELCNCAQRAFQKGLAKIKAGSKQNQIGKAVMNEAKRSGFNVILNLTGHGVGRALHEKPDYIMNYYEPWDNDLLKDGMVIAFEPFISTGAEEVVEMDDGWTYKTPDGSLVAQVEHTIIVTKEKPIILTL from the coding sequence ATGATTGTAAAAAATGAGAAGGATTTAGAAGCTTTAAAAAAAATCGGTAAAATTGTAGCGGAAATACGTGATGAATTAAAATCATTAACGAAGCCTGGTGTAACAACTAAGGAATTAGATGAAAGAGCAGGTCAATTATTTGAAAGTCATGGTGCAATTTCTGGACCAAAAGGTGAATATGACTTTCCTGGTTATACATGCATCAGTGTAAATGATGAAGTGGCACATGGTATCCCAAGTGATCGTATGATAATGGATGGAGATTTGGTTAACATTGATGTTTCAGGATCTTGGAATGGCTACTACGCAGATACAGGTATTTCTTTTGTGGTAGGAGAATCAAGTCCCGAATTAGAAGAACTATGTAATTGTGCTCAACGGGCATTTCAAAAAGGACTTGCAAAAATTAAGGCTGGTTCAAAGCAAAATCAAATTGGTAAGGCAGTAATGAATGAGGCAAAAAGAAGTGGTTTTAATGTCATCCTAAATTTAACAGGTCATGGGGTTGGACGAGCACTTCATGAAAAGCCGGATTATATTATGAACTATTACGAGCCTTGGGATAATGATTTATTAAAGGATGGAATGGTAATAGCTTTTGAACCCTTTATCTCTACTGGTGCTGAGGAAGTAGTTGAGATGGATGATGGGTGGACATACAAAACTCCTGATGGAAGCTTGGTTGCTCAGGTTGAGCATACTATTATCGTCACGAAAGAAAAACCAATAATATTGACGTTATAG
- a CDS encoding PTS sugar transporter subunit IIC, translating into MNNLIQFLEKYFVPVAGRIGAQRHLVAIRDGFVAIMPLMILGSFATLFNNLPIKAYQNFMKSIFGENWTMFGGVLWQGTFAIVSILVAFTIAYNLAKSYDKDGLSSGVVSVAALLSIMATTKDGGLPLSWAGALGLFVAIFVALVSTEIFTRLLGNPKLVIKMPDGVPPAVSKSFAALFPAMITLTIFGLLKVITVKLGMPDIHQALYDALQAPISKMANTLWSAILVAVIIHVLWFFGLHGSNIIEPLMQAVYLPAINDNIAAFKAGTEITNIVTKSFFDGFVLLGGSGTTIGLLLAIILVGRKQKQYYNLSKLSVAPGLFNINEPVVFGLPIVLNPILFIPFILTPILLTIISYVSIATGLVPKTVVFLPWTTPPIIGGIITSASWKGGVLAAFNLLVSIIIYIPFVKMAERAFLKSEKQKNQAEPIQQAK; encoded by the coding sequence ATGAATAATCTTATTCAGTTCTTAGAGAAATATTTTGTTCCTGTTGCAGGACGGATTGGTGCACAAAGACACTTAGTTGCTATACGTGATGGATTCGTTGCCATTATGCCATTAATGATTTTAGGATCGTTTGCAACATTATTTAATAACTTGCCAATTAAAGCCTATCAGAACTTCATGAAGTCTATTTTTGGGGAAAACTGGACCATGTTTGGTGGAGTTTTATGGCAAGGTACTTTTGCAATTGTTTCAATACTAGTCGCGTTTACAATCGCTTATAATTTAGCTAAGTCATATGATAAGGATGGACTTTCCTCGGGGGTTGTATCTGTAGCTGCCTTGCTATCAATTATGGCGACAACAAAGGATGGTGGATTACCACTATCATGGGCAGGGGCATTAGGACTTTTTGTCGCTATTTTTGTCGCATTAGTTTCAACAGAGATTTTTACTAGACTTTTAGGGAATCCTAAATTAGTTATTAAAATGCCAGATGGAGTACCTCCAGCAGTATCGAAATCATTTGCCGCATTATTTCCTGCAATGATCACATTAACGATTTTTGGACTTTTGAAAGTGATAACTGTAAAGCTAGGAATGCCTGATATACACCAAGCATTATATGATGCTCTTCAAGCACCTATTTCAAAAATGGCAAATACATTATGGTCGGCAATATTAGTTGCAGTTATTATTCATGTTTTATGGTTCTTTGGCTTACACGGATCCAATATTATAGAGCCATTGATGCAAGCGGTTTATTTGCCAGCAATTAATGATAATATTGCTGCATTTAAAGCAGGAACAGAAATAACAAATATTGTTACGAAATCATTCTTTGACGGCTTTGTTCTTTTAGGTGGATCAGGTACTACAATTGGTTTGCTATTAGCTATAATCTTGGTAGGGCGTAAACAAAAGCAATATTATAACTTATCTAAGTTATCTGTAGCCCCTGGGCTTTTTAACATCAATGAACCAGTTGTATTTGGATTACCAATTGTATTAAATCCGATTTTATTTATTCCGTTTATTTTAACACCTATTCTATTAACGATTATTAGTTATGTATCAATTGCCACAGGACTTGTTCCGAAAACTGTTGTATTTCTTCCTTGGACGACACCACCAATCATTGGAGGAATCATAACCTCAGCTTCCTGGAAAGGTGGAGTTTTGGCAGCATTTAATCTATTGGTATCTATAATTATTTATATCCCATTTGTGAAAATGGCTGAACGAGCATTCTTGAAAAGTGAAAAGCAAAAAAACCAAGCAGAGCCCATCCAACAAGCGAAATAG
- a CDS encoding C40 family peptidase, giving the protein MKRIGSIVITIALAILLILPFQSANAAEFSPDDLIKEAKKHIGTPYKWGGVTPSGFDCSGFVYYSFNKMGITLPHSSAAIYNKGEKVSKSELKPGDLVFFNTSGSGISHVSIYIGDNQIIHSVDKGVKIDKLNSSYWKTRYVGAKRL; this is encoded by the coding sequence ATGAAACGTATCGGATCCATTGTTATAACAATCGCCCTAGCAATTTTACTAATTTTACCATTCCAATCTGCAAACGCTGCAGAATTTTCTCCAGATGATCTTATTAAAGAAGCGAAAAAACATATTGGAACACCATACAAATGGGGTGGCGTTACGCCAAGTGGATTTGACTGCTCAGGTTTCGTCTATTATTCTTTCAATAAAATGGGTATTACTTTACCCCATTCTTCCGCAGCCATATATAATAAGGGGGAAAAAGTTAGTAAATCAGAACTCAAACCTGGTGATCTAGTATTTTTCAACACAAGCGGCTCAGGAATTTCTCATGTATCAATTTATATAGGCGATAATCAGATCATTCACTCCGTGGATAAAGGTGTGAAAATAGACAAATTAAACAGCTCTTATTGGAAAACAAGATATGTTGGAGCGAAGAGATTATAG
- a CDS encoding PTS lactose/cellobiose transporter subunit IIA, whose protein sequence is MNVEQIVMTIITHSGNAKSDAVEAIQAAKAKNISTAYELITKAEKELLEAHHVQTSLIQNEARGNRAEVTLLLVHAQDHLMNAITFKDLAKEFVELYESMNQ, encoded by the coding sequence ATGAATGTAGAACAAATTGTAATGACGATCATTACGCATAGTGGGAATGCAAAAAGTGATGCTGTCGAGGCAATTCAAGCAGCAAAAGCAAAGAATATTAGTACGGCCTATGAGCTTATTACAAAAGCAGAGAAGGAATTATTAGAGGCACACCATGTGCAAACATCATTAATTCAAAATGAAGCAAGAGGGAATCGTGCCGAGGTAACTTTACTTCTTGTCCATGCTCAGGATCATTTAATGAACGCCATTACATTTAAGGATCTTGCAAAAGAGTTTGTTGAGCTATATGAGTCTATGAATCAATAA
- a CDS encoding PTS sugar transporter subunit IIB, translating into MKKIMLVCSAGMSTSLLVTKMEKAAVEKGEEIQIFAVAEAEAKNHFEEIDVLLLGPQVRFLKGKLEKQLDGKGIPVQVIDSIDYGTMNGDAVLTKALQLL; encoded by the coding sequence ATGAAAAAAATTATGTTAGTTTGCTCAGCTGGAATGTCTACCAGTCTACTTGTAACAAAAATGGAAAAAGCAGCAGTAGAAAAAGGGGAAGAAATACAAATATTTGCAGTGGCAGAGGCAGAAGCGAAGAATCATTTTGAAGAGATTGATGTTTTACTTCTGGGACCACAAGTACGATTTTTAAAGGGGAAACTTGAAAAGCAGCTAGATGGGAAGGGAATACCAGTTCAAGTGATTGATAGCATTGACTATGGAACAATGAACGGGGATGCAGTGCTTACTAAAGCCCTACAATTATTATAG
- a CDS encoding polysaccharide biosynthesis protein encodes MTSFFKGTFLLVVVAFIGECVEFFINMVLANELGEVGMGLYMSILPVIFFIVVLASMELPVSISKFIAEKEDKYHLSMLQHAIRFTVLFTIVLVILALAILPILPVFNHYHPYIRGLVIVLIPLVSFSSVARGYFMGVQHMGKIAIANFLRRIVQLTLLVIVYNLFQFELDKAILIALCTLIGSELIVFVYLIHTFFLQFKLIKHKSAVRLTGKSVRKSLMSVSLPTTGMRITHSISHAIQPFLIKAALMKAGFSGTMAIEHFGLLTGVAFSIGFFPAFIAHSLSTVLIPTVSEAYAKRDFAKLRSLLQQVILMTFVYGIPAVIIFHIFAEPLTHMFFDSDIAPMYLKLLWPYFLFHFFAIPMQAFLIGIGLIKDTLLHFVWSTVVMFIMMIILGSQQEFNMIGIILGMNTGALLVMLMHYVTICKKIGVSLFFRKPVKQSF; translated from the coding sequence ATGACTTCTTTTTTTAAAGGGACATTTTTGTTGGTAGTTGTAGCATTTATTGGTGAATGTGTTGAGTTTTTTATAAATATGGTTTTGGCAAATGAACTAGGAGAAGTAGGCATGGGTTTATATATGTCTATATTACCGGTTATCTTTTTTATTGTTGTATTAGCAAGTATGGAATTACCTGTTTCCATTTCAAAGTTTATTGCTGAAAAAGAAGACAAGTATCATTTAAGTATGCTCCAGCATGCGATCCGATTTACGGTGTTATTTACAATCGTCCTAGTTATTTTAGCACTTGCCATTTTGCCAATACTTCCCGTATTTAATCACTATCATCCATATATACGTGGACTAGTAATTGTGTTGATTCCACTAGTATCCTTTTCCTCAGTAGCTAGGGGCTACTTTATGGGAGTACAACATATGGGAAAGATTGCAATAGCAAATTTTTTGAGAAGAATTGTTCAATTAACTTTACTTGTGATTGTATATAATTTATTTCAATTCGAATTAGACAAGGCTATTTTGATTGCTCTTTGTACATTAATCGGAAGTGAACTGATTGTTTTTGTTTATTTAATCCATACCTTCTTTTTACAATTTAAGTTAATAAAACATAAAAGCGCTGTAAGACTTACGGGTAAATCTGTGCGGAAAAGTCTCATGTCGGTTTCACTACCGACTACTGGAATGAGAATCACTCACTCTATTTCCCATGCAATCCAACCTTTTCTGATAAAAGCAGCTTTAATGAAAGCTGGATTTTCAGGAACAATGGCGATTGAGCATTTCGGATTATTAACAGGGGTGGCTTTTAGTATCGGTTTTTTTCCAGCGTTCATTGCTCATTCTCTTTCTACTGTATTAATTCCAACTGTATCTGAGGCATATGCTAAAAGGGATTTTGCTAAGCTAAGAAGCCTGTTGCAGCAGGTTATATTGATGACATTTGTTTATGGAATACCAGCTGTCATTATTTTTCACATTTTTGCAGAGCCACTTACCCATATGTTTTTTGATTCAGATATTGCCCCTATGTACCTAAAACTTCTCTGGCCATATTTTTTATTTCACTTTTTCGCTATTCCTATGCAAGCTTTTTTAATAGGAATTGGTTTAATTAAAGATACGCTTCTTCATTTTGTTTGGTCTACGGTTGTGATGTTTATAATGATGATTATTCTTGGATCTCAACAGGAATTTAATATGATTGGTATTATACTTGGGATGAATACAGGAGCTTTACTTGTTATGCTCATGCATTATGTAACAATATGTAAAAAAATTGGCGTATCATTATTTTTTAGAAAACCTGTAAAACAATCCTTTTAA
- a CDS encoding Na+/H+ antiporter NhaC family protein: MENSIYSLLPPLIAILMVILTRKVLLSLGIGIVTAALLLAEGNILNTLSTLWEALKAIFWVDGQLNTWNIFIELFVIILGVITAFITIIGGARAFGEWAMKRVKTRAGAQMMAAIFGVVIFIDDYFNALAVGQVSRPITDLHRVSRAKLAYIIDSTSAPVCVIAPISSWGAYIIGIIGSVLTAHSISDIAPLTAFLKMIPMNLYVWSALALVFIIALRGIEFGPMKKHEDRAMNTGQVFDPNKTAPGEMKEVIPISDKGTVGSLIWPLITLIISTVIMMLWTGSSASNGSNNLMTIFENADVAKSLFFGGIVGLVITLGYFFNHSFKKKTVESKLFFIGLKEGVKSMVPAILILIFAWIIVDLIGQLETGKYLAGLVKSMNMNVTFLPFIMFIIAGLIAFATGTSWGSFGILLPIAGEISAVTDVSIILPTMAAVLAGAVFGDHCSPISDTTILSSTGAGSNHMDHVMTQLPYALTSAGIAGFGYLVIGITSSTIAGLATVMVLLILFAFFMKKGEDFTVNGDGMSSKT, from the coding sequence ATGGAGAATTCAATTTATTCATTGTTACCACCGCTAATTGCTATTTTAATGGTTATTTTAACTCGAAAGGTATTATTGTCATTAGGAATTGGAATTGTAACAGCGGCACTGTTGTTAGCAGAAGGCAATATTTTAAATACATTATCAACATTATGGGAAGCGCTAAAAGCTATTTTTTGGGTAGATGGTCAATTAAATACATGGAATATTTTTATAGAATTATTTGTTATTATCCTTGGTGTTATAACTGCTTTTATTACAATAATTGGTGGTGCACGCGCTTTTGGTGAATGGGCAATGAAACGTGTAAAAACAAGAGCTGGTGCTCAAATGATGGCTGCGATTTTTGGCGTAGTTATTTTTATTGATGATTACTTTAATGCCCTTGCAGTTGGGCAAGTATCTAGACCAATTACCGATTTACATCGCGTTTCGAGAGCAAAGCTCGCCTATATTATTGACTCTACCTCTGCACCAGTTTGTGTCATTGCTCCTATTTCAAGTTGGGGTGCCTATATTATTGGGATTATTGGCTCTGTTTTAACCGCACACAGCATTTCAGATATTGCTCCTTTAACTGCATTTTTAAAAATGATTCCGATGAATCTCTATGTATGGTCAGCTTTAGCGCTTGTTTTTATTATTGCCCTTCGGGGAATAGAATTTGGTCCAATGAAAAAACATGAAGATCGTGCAATGAATACAGGGCAAGTATTTGATCCAAATAAAACTGCTCCTGGAGAAATGAAGGAAGTAATTCCAATTAGCGATAAAGGAACAGTTGGTAGTCTAATTTGGCCATTAATTACATTGATCATCTCCACTGTTATTATGATGCTTTGGACAGGATCTTCAGCATCAAATGGAAGTAACAATTTAATGACGATCTTTGAAAATGCAGATGTTGCTAAATCCCTTTTTTTTGGAGGAATAGTTGGGTTAGTTATTACTCTTGGATACTTTTTTAATCACAGCTTTAAGAAAAAGACTGTCGAGTCTAAGCTCTTCTTTATAGGGTTAAAAGAAGGAGTAAAATCTATGGTTCCAGCGATTTTAATACTAATTTTTGCATGGATTATCGTCGATTTAATTGGCCAATTAGAAACGGGAAAATACTTAGCCGGTTTAGTAAAAAGCATGAATATGAATGTAACCTTTTTACCTTTTATCATGTTCATCATTGCTGGATTAATCGCTTTTGCGACTGGAACCTCCTGGGGGTCATTCGGAATTCTATTGCCGATTGCGGGTGAAATCTCTGCTGTTACAGATGTATCCATCATACTACCTACAATGGCTGCTGTCTTAGCTGGTGCCGTATTTGGTGACCACTGTTCACCGATTTCAGATACAACAATTCTTTCATCTACAGGTGCAGGGAGTAATCATATGGATCACGTTATGACTCAGTTACCTTATGCATTAACTTCTGCAGGAATAGCTGGCTTTGGTTATCTAGTTATTGGGATAACAAGTAGCACCATTGCAGGTCTTGCTACCGTGATGGTTCTCCTAATTCTATTTGCGTTTTTTATGAAAAAGGGTGAGGATTTTACAGTAAATGGAGATGGAATGTCATCTAAAACATAA